One genomic segment of Prochlorococcus marinus str. MIT 0919 includes these proteins:
- a CDS encoding EVE domain-containing protein has product MTEPSYWLMKSEPDAYSIQNLKEERETLWDGIRNYQARNFMRKMKAGDIAFFYHSNCKPPGIVGLMEVTKIKLIDPTQFDKSSKYFDPKSSPENPRWDCVKLKYSCTFNEKLTLKEIGERFSSEEILLVRKGNRLSIMPVEKQIAKKLLKLLT; this is encoded by the coding sequence ATGACTGAACCTAGCTACTGGCTAATGAAAAGCGAGCCTGATGCTTACAGCATCCAAAACTTGAAAGAAGAACGCGAAACATTGTGGGATGGGATTAGGAACTACCAGGCAAGAAACTTTATGAGAAAGATGAAAGCTGGAGATATTGCTTTCTTCTATCACTCAAACTGCAAGCCACCTGGGATTGTTGGGTTAATGGAAGTTACAAAAATAAAATTAATTGACCCCACACAATTTGATAAAAGTTCAAAATACTTTGACCCAAAGTCTTCGCCTGAAAACCCTCGATGGGATTGCGTAAAGTTGAAATATTCTTGTACATTTAACGAAAAGTTAACACTTAAAGAAATTGGCGAAAGGTTTAGTTCAGAAGAAATACTTCTTGTTAGGAAAGGGAATAGATTGTCAATTATGCCAGTAGAGAAACAAATCGCTAAAAAGCTATTAAAATTATTGACTTGA
- a CDS encoding DUF1818 family protein — protein sequence MIRREGFGWRLAWDTSREIYSFLIAGENWAFELSQEEWDSLQSIITDLLDQFKALEIQLMAEEFISLELERCHWWVCLNGTKEAWSLKFILQQDHPTFRSLEGGWPNPIAEVVTSAMRKMWDSQ from the coding sequence ATGATTCGTCGGGAAGGATTTGGCTGGAGATTGGCTTGGGATACTTCTAGGGAAATTTATTCTTTTTTAATAGCTGGTGAAAATTGGGCTTTTGAACTTTCCCAAGAAGAGTGGGATTCTCTGCAATCAATAATTACTGACTTGCTTGATCAATTTAAGGCGTTAGAAATTCAGTTGATGGCTGAAGAGTTTATTTCATTGGAGTTAGAACGTTGTCATTGGTGGGTCTGCCTTAATGGAACAAAAGAGGCTTGGAGCTTGAAATTCATTCTCCAGCAGGATCACCCAACTTTCAGATCTCTTGAAGGTGGCTGGCCTAATCCAATAGCGGAAGTTGTTACATCGGCCATGAGAAAAATGTGGGACTCCCAGTAA
- a CDS encoding CHAT domain-containing tetratricopeptide repeat protein, whose protein sequence is MRPFALALALLMPVAIDGALLADVVPEVLIAEKKEELGLDDLDRLTKEAEEAEEAGNYQKALDILEKILAIEKKELGVEHADVGGTLTWQGWIYLEQGKYDKAKPLLLRGLEITEKTLGPEHPYTATTLINLALLYNNQGLYSKAEPLYLRALAIAEKTLGPEHPDTARSLNNLASLYKSQGLYSKAEPLYLRALAIYEKVLGPEHPYTATSLNNLAALYQEQGLYNKAEPLYLRALAIREKTLGPEHPSTARSLNNLASLYKSQGLYSKAEPLFLRALAIDEKTLGPDHPDTARSLSSLALLYENQGLYSKAEPLYLRALAIYEKVLGPEHPYTTTSLNNLASLYGNQGLYSKAEPLFLRALAIKEKALGPEHPDTATSLNNLALLYKRQGLYSKAEPLYLRALAIREKTLGPEHPSTARSLNNLASLYKSQGLYSKAEPLFLRALAIDEKTLGPDHPSTATSLSNLANLYVSQGLYSKAEPLFLRALATREKTLGPEHPDTARSLNNLASLYGNQGLYSKAEPLYLRALAIKEKALGPEHPDTATSLNNLAVLYVSQGLYNKAESLLKRSLKASLTLIQREAPYLILSERQAFLESNHNPFKLSPSLAKKTKAGLKLALFSRLNRQGLLEELERRQSQLASLPGPQQAIAQELRLVTQQLASRNLNDELRQTLSKRKEDLERKLYRLLPELKPRIVGVNQIAKAIPRNNLLVEYQRYEPFDGTKPDGEEWEEARYLGLILNRKGEIEAIDLGLAEPIEEKTQQALTASEQALANAQELWKEVGELVIKPLAEAIGDAETLFISPDAELNRVPFAALSSHKDDQLLADAVNIRLLTTGRELLDLAKASKATKQKPLVVANPAFNLIKDFPRKQESELIANSSSQQRSGDLGSLTWSPLPGTSKEGKAIAKLTKAQLLTKNKATALAVQEQEAPKVLHIASHAYFLPDQEKGENPLLRSGIVLAGANEPESNPDDDGYLTALEVTKLDWQGTELAVISGCESGKGDIQSGEGVYGLKRAIAVAGARSSLLSLWKVDDRATASFMKKFYQKLKAGEGRADALAATQQEFRNHPIPGYRHPYVWAAFQLSGDWRPIKW, encoded by the coding sequence ATGCGCCCTTTTGCCCTAGCTCTAGCTTTGCTAATGCCAGTGGCAATCGATGGTGCATTATTAGCTGATGTTGTTCCTGAAGTACTGATTGCTGAGAAGAAAGAAGAGTTAGGTCTTGATGACCTTGATCGACTTACAAAAGAAGCTGAGGAAGCAGAAGAAGCTGGTAACTATCAAAAAGCCTTAGATATTTTGGAGAAGATTCTTGCCATAGAGAAAAAGGAGTTGGGGGTTGAACATGCAGATGTAGGTGGAACACTTACTTGGCAAGGGTGGATCTACCTTGAGCAAGGTAAATACGACAAGGCCAAGCCTCTTTTATTGCGAGGTTTAGAGATTACCGAAAAAACCCTCGGTCCAGAACATCCATATACAGCAACTACACTAATTAACTTGGCTTTGCTTTATAACAACCAAGGCCTGTATAGCAAAGCAGAACCGCTTTATTTGAGAGCTTTAGCGATTGCTGAGAAAACCCTCGGTCCAGAACATCCAGATACAGCAAGGAGCCTCAATAACTTAGCTTCGCTTTATAAGAGTCAAGGTTTGTATAGCAAAGCAGAACCGCTTTATCTCCGAGCTTTAGCGATCTATGAAAAAGTACTCGGTCCAGAACATCCATATACAGCAACGAGCCTCAATAACTTGGCTGCGCTTTATCAGGAGCAAGGCCTGTATAACAAAGCAGAACCGCTGTACCTAAGAGCTTTAGCGATTAGAGAGAAAACCCTCGGTCCAGAACATCCATCTACAGCAAGGAGCCTCAATAACTTAGCTTCGCTTTATAAGAGTCAAGGTTTGTATAGCAAAGCAGAACCGCTTTTCTTGAGAGCTTTAGCGATCGATGAAAAAACCCTCGGCCCAGATCATCCAGATACAGCAAGGAGCCTCAGTAGCTTGGCTTTGCTTTATGAGAATCAAGGTTTGTATAGCAAAGCAGAACCGCTGTATTTGAGAGCTTTAGCGATCTATGAAAAAGTACTCGGTCCAGAACATCCATATACAACAACGAGCCTCAATAACTTGGCTTCTCTTTATGGCAACCAAGGTTTGTATAGCAAAGCAGAACCGCTTTTCTTGAGAGCTTTAGCGATCAAAGAAAAAGCACTCGGTCCAGAACATCCAGATACAGCAACCAGCCTCAATAACTTGGCTTTGCTTTATAAGAGACAAGGCCTGTATAGCAAAGCAGAACCGCTGTACCTAAGAGCTTTAGCGATTAGAGAGAAAACCCTCGGTCCAGAACATCCATCTACAGCAAGGAGCCTCAATAACTTAGCTTCGCTTTATAAGAGTCAAGGTTTGTATAGCAAAGCAGAACCGCTTTTCTTGAGAGCTTTAGCGATCGATGAAAAAACCCTCGGCCCAGATCATCCATCTACAGCAACGAGCCTCAGTAACTTGGCGAATCTTTATGTGAGTCAAGGTCTATATAGCAAAGCAGAACCGCTTTTCTTGAGAGCTTTAGCGACTAGAGAGAAAACCCTCGGTCCAGAACATCCAGATACAGCAAGGAGCCTCAATAACTTGGCTTCTCTTTATGGCAACCAAGGTTTGTATAGCAAAGCAGAACCGCTTTATTTGAGAGCTTTAGCGATCAAAGAAAAAGCACTCGGTCCAGAACATCCAGATACAGCAACCAGCCTCAATAACTTGGCTGTGCTTTATGTGAGTCAAGGCCTGTATAACAAAGCAGAATCACTTCTTAAAAGGAGCCTAAAAGCAAGTCTCACATTGATTCAACGAGAAGCTCCTTATTTGATTCTTTCCGAACGACAAGCTTTTCTTGAGTCTAATCACAATCCCTTTAAACTCTCGCCTTCATTAGCTAAGAAGACAAAAGCTGGCTTAAAGCTGGCCTTATTCTCAAGGCTCAACCGACAAGGTTTATTAGAAGAACTCGAAAGACGTCAATCTCAATTAGCTAGTTTGCCAGGACCTCAACAAGCCATTGCTCAAGAATTACGGCTCGTCACACAACAACTTGCATCGAGGAATTTAAATGATGAGTTACGTCAAACTCTCAGCAAAAGGAAAGAGGATTTAGAACGCAAACTTTATCGTTTACTGCCAGAGCTAAAACCCCGTATTGTTGGAGTTAACCAGATCGCTAAAGCGATTCCTCGCAATAATTTGTTAGTCGAATATCAACGATATGAGCCATTTGATGGCACAAAACCTGATGGTGAGGAATGGGAAGAAGCTCGCTATCTAGGTTTAATCCTGAATCGTAAAGGGGAGATAGAAGCTATTGATTTAGGCCTTGCCGAACCTATAGAAGAAAAGACCCAACAAGCATTAACAGCTTCAGAACAAGCTTTAGCAAATGCTCAGGAGTTATGGAAGGAAGTTGGAGAATTAGTTATCAAGCCTTTAGCAGAAGCAATCGGTGATGCTGAGACATTATTTATTTCTCCAGATGCAGAACTCAACCGTGTTCCTTTTGCAGCACTCAGTTCTCATAAAGATGATCAATTACTCGCTGATGCTGTCAACATACGTCTACTAACAACTGGCCGTGAACTACTAGATCTCGCTAAAGCATCAAAAGCAACAAAACAAAAACCACTGGTTGTGGCTAATCCGGCATTCAATTTAATTAAAGACTTTCCACGCAAACAAGAATCTGAACTGATTGCTAATAGTTCATCCCAACAACGTTCCGGTGACCTTGGTTCGTTGACTTGGTCTCCATTGCCTGGAACTTCTAAAGAAGGAAAAGCCATTGCCAAACTCACCAAAGCCCAACTATTAACTAAGAACAAAGCAACAGCTTTAGCCGTGCAAGAACAAGAAGCACCTAAGGTCTTACATATTGCTAGTCATGCTTACTTCTTACCAGATCAAGAGAAAGGAGAAAACCCATTGCTAAGAAGCGGCATTGTTTTAGCTGGTGCAAACGAACCAGAATCGAACCCTGATGATGATGGTTATCTCACTGCCTTAGAAGTCACCAAGCTTGATTGGCAAGGTACTGAATTAGCAGTGATCTCTGGTTGTGAATCAGGTAAAGGTGATATCCAATCTGGGGAAGGTGTTTATGGTCTTAAACGTGCAATCGCTGTAGCAGGTGCAAGATCAAGTCTTCTCTCGTTATGGAAAGTAGATGATCGAGCGACAGCATCCTTTATGAAAAAGTTCTATCAAAAACTCAAAGCAGGAGAAGGCAGAGCAGATGCTTTAGCTGCAACCCAACAAGAATTTAGGAATCACCCCATCCCTGGTTATAGACATCCTTATGTCTGGGCAGCATTCCAGCTCAGTGGTGACTGGAGGCCAATTAAATGGTGA
- the pyrR gene encoding bifunctional pyr operon transcriptional regulator/uracil phosphoribosyltransferase PyrR, translated as MADSAKQEKIAILSQEELARTLSRLASEIIENISDTKDLVLLGIPTRGVQLAKVLGKELKAKVGHSIEQGVIDPTFHRDDLVRIGTRMARSTDISSSLQDRQVVLIDDVIFTGRTVRASLEALQAWGRPQKVMLLVMVDRGHRELPIQPDFCGRKVPTRRKESIELKLMEVDGEEGVFLTKEISK; from the coding sequence ATGGCTGATTCAGCAAAACAAGAGAAGATTGCAATTCTTTCTCAAGAAGAGTTGGCAAGAACACTATCCAGGCTTGCATCTGAAATTATTGAAAATATTTCAGATACTAAAGACCTTGTGCTTCTGGGAATTCCCACTAGGGGTGTTCAGTTGGCAAAAGTTCTTGGCAAGGAATTGAAAGCAAAAGTTGGGCATTCAATAGAGCAAGGGGTTATTGACCCAACTTTTCATCGTGATGATTTGGTTCGTATAGGTACAAGAATGGCACGATCAACTGACATATCTTCCAGCTTGCAAGATCGTCAGGTTGTTTTAATAGACGACGTGATTTTTACAGGCAGGACTGTCAGGGCTTCTCTGGAGGCTCTTCAGGCCTGGGGAAGGCCTCAAAAAGTCATGCTTTTAGTTATGGTTGATAGAGGGCATAGAGAACTCCCTATTCAGCCAGATTTTTGTGGGAGAAAGGTGCCAACTCGTCGAAAGGAATCTATTGAATTGAAATTAATGGAAGTTGATGGAGAAGAAGGTGTCTTTTTGACTAAGGAAATCTCTAAATAG
- a CDS encoding DUF2811 domain-containing protein gives MDEPCAIDDSIISFQSEIPLPLKNAMNKFIEKYPNWDQYRLIQAALAGFLVQNGINSRPVTRLYIDNMFAVNSFSSEGSAH, from the coding sequence ATGGACGAGCCTTGCGCAATAGATGACTCGATCATTAGTTTTCAGTCAGAAATACCTTTGCCTTTGAAAAATGCCATGAACAAATTCATTGAAAAATATCCTAATTGGGATCAATATCGATTAATTCAAGCTGCCCTTGCTGGATTTCTTGTGCAAAATGGTATTAATTCAAGACCAGTAACTCGTTTATATATTGATAATATGTTTGCTGTAAATTCTTTCTCTTCAGAAGGAAGTGCTCATTAA
- a CDS encoding CHAT domain-containing tetratricopeptide repeat protein, with amino-acid sequence MPHFNKTFSGMRRLVLIAALLVPVAMDGAFVAEVIPEVFISSESPKESADYYLHQGLEQLNSGDYPGALENFNKTIELDPSVWQAYHNRAIIKFDQKNFLGALADYTKSIELNADSFYWSFFNRGKTRQKLGDSKGAIDDYSKAIEINPKNYAPYNNRGYIKSLLNDHQGAIDDHSKAIEINPNQSYSYYARGTNKAELKDDKDAIDDYSKAIELKPEEANYYSARGYSKLSLGYHHGSIEDYSKAIKLKPKEAYYYSVRGYNKQQLGDHQGAIEDYSEAIELKPEETSYYSSRASNKASLGDHQGAISDYSKAIDLDPNEDQLYQFRGHEKGILGNFKGAIEDYSKAIKLNPNDPNSYWNRGHTKNIIEDFEGAIDDFSKAIELNPNNPFLYNNRGHSKISLEDFVGCIEDQSNAILIDPTFTNSFQNRAYCKQALGDFDGAIIDYKKVLEIGNSDEIVHTTGAILYLYFYNDNYVEIPNLINQLKLQANYNEKKHTYAAAIILYSQARLNLFYGNDLKAVEGLQESIRILSAIKKDNDYYYANAINLLINTYIDLKEFKKAKELIKPMTLNGQISLASIAFKQNDFLKAEKILKRLYNRQKNQSGAQNTDPYLIGGLGSAYWWQGKNEKALPLLRESVKRYEKLYGKSASILIQPIINLAMAHFNNKDYEQADHYLRRSLRMQFIQIQEQAPYIPLSKRNSFVDTLGISYAAIFSASNIHPNGKDLAFFARINRHGLLEEIERRQSRFASLDGPHLPLAERIKRVTNILASKRVKDAQMIKELNNEKERIELKLYNLLPEMKARIIETSEVAKVMPSNSVLIEYQKFRPFKFDNHDDAIEVKNWGEARYQAFLLKPNGEIESVDLGLATPIEQKIQQALVGSEQGLADAQELWNEVGALVVKPLTKAMGDAETLFLSPDAELNRIPFAALSSHKNDQLLGEAIDIRLLTTGRELLDLAKASKPTKQKPLVVANPAFNLSKDFPRKQESELIASGPSQQRSGDLGSLIWSPLPGTAKEGKTIAKLTKAQLLTKNKATALAVQEQQQAPKILHIASHAYFRADQEKGENEIASVLLGASEVRRIPENENPLLRSGVVLAGANEPEANPKDDGYLTALEVTKLDWQGTELVVISGCESGQGDIQSGEGVYGLKRAIAVAGARSSLLSLWKVDDRATASFMKKFYQKLKAGEGRADALAATQKEFRNHSIPGYRHPYVWAAFQLSGDWRPIKW; translated from the coding sequence ATGCCACACTTCAATAAGACATTTTCCGGTATGCGTCGCTTAGTACTGATTGCAGCTTTGCTAGTTCCAGTGGCAATGGATGGCGCCTTTGTAGCAGAGGTAATCCCTGAAGTGTTTATTTCTTCAGAAAGCCCGAAAGAAAGTGCAGATTATTACCTGCATCAAGGACTAGAACAATTAAATTCAGGGGATTATCCTGGCGCCCTAGAGAATTTCAACAAAACAATTGAGCTTGATCCTAGCGTTTGGCAGGCATATCATAACCGTGCAATCATCAAGTTTGATCAGAAAAACTTTTTAGGCGCTTTAGCTGATTACACTAAGTCAATTGAACTTAATGCTGATTCTTTCTATTGGAGTTTCTTTAATCGTGGAAAAACTAGGCAAAAACTTGGAGACTCGAAAGGTGCAATAGATGATTACTCAAAAGCTATAGAAATAAATCCCAAAAATTATGCACCCTACAATAATCGTGGATATATCAAATCACTTCTAAATGATCATCAAGGTGCTATTGATGATCATTCTAAAGCAATTGAAATTAACCCAAATCAATCTTATTCTTATTATGCTCGAGGAACGAACAAGGCAGAGCTAAAGGATGATAAAGATGCTATAGACGACTATTCGAAAGCGATTGAATTAAAACCTGAAGAAGCTAATTATTATTCAGCTCGTGGCTATAGCAAGTTGAGTTTGGGATATCACCATGGATCAATAGAGGATTACTCTAAAGCTATTAAATTAAAACCTAAAGAAGCTTATTACTACTCAGTTCGTGGATACAACAAGCAGCAACTAGGAGATCATCAAGGAGCAATAGAAGACTATTCTGAAGCGATTGAATTAAAACCTGAAGAAACTTCTTACTATTCTAGTCGTGCAAGTAATAAAGCAAGCCTAGGAGATCATCAAGGGGCAATAAGTGATTACTCTAAAGCAATCGATTTGGACCCTAATGAAGATCAATTGTATCAATTTAGAGGACATGAAAAAGGTATTTTAGGAAACTTTAAAGGAGCAATAGAAGACTATTCTAAAGCGATTAAATTAAATCCAAATGATCCTAACTCATACTGGAATCGTGGGCATACAAAGAATATTATCGAAGATTTTGAAGGAGCAATAGATGATTTTTCTAAAGCGATTGAATTAAATCCAAATAATCCTTTCCTCTACAACAATCGTGGACATTCAAAAATAAGTTTAGAAGACTTCGTAGGTTGCATTGAGGATCAATCTAATGCTATTTTGATTGACCCCACATTCACCAATTCTTTTCAGAATCGAGCCTATTGTAAGCAAGCATTGGGAGATTTTGATGGAGCTATTATTGATTATAAAAAAGTTCTGGAAATAGGTAATTCAGACGAAATAGTACATACGACAGGAGCTATTCTATATTTATACTTTTATAATGATAATTATGTAGAAATACCAAATTTAATAAATCAATTAAAGCTTCAAGCAAATTACAATGAAAAAAAGCATACATATGCTGCAGCGATTATTCTTTATAGTCAGGCTAGATTGAATTTATTTTATGGGAATGACTTGAAAGCAGTTGAAGGACTTCAGGAATCAATAAGAATTTTGTCTGCAATAAAAAAAGATAATGATTACTATTATGCAAACGCCATAAACCTATTAATTAATACATATATAGATTTAAAAGAATTTAAAAAGGCAAAGGAACTTATCAAGCCCATGACCTTAAATGGTCAAATTTCATTGGCATCTATTGCTTTTAAGCAGAATGATTTTCTTAAGGCAGAGAAAATACTAAAACGTCTATATAATAGACAAAAAAATCAATCTGGGGCTCAAAATACTGATCCATATTTGATTGGAGGCTTGGGTTCAGCATATTGGTGGCAAGGTAAGAACGAAAAAGCACTCCCACTGCTTAGAGAGTCAGTTAAGCGTTATGAAAAATTATACGGAAAATCAGCCTCAATCTTGATTCAACCAATAATAAATCTTGCAATGGCTCATTTTAATAATAAAGATTATGAGCAAGCTGATCATTATTTACGTAGAAGTTTAAGAATGCAATTTATCCAAATACAAGAACAAGCGCCATATATTCCATTGTCGAAAAGGAATAGTTTTGTAGATACTTTAGGAATATCTTATGCGGCTATTTTTTCAGCCTCGAATATTCATCCAAATGGAAAGGACTTGGCATTTTTTGCACGGATTAATAGGCATGGATTACTTGAAGAAATAGAAAGAAGACAAAGTCGGTTCGCTTCTTTAGATGGACCACATCTCCCACTTGCAGAAAGAATAAAAAGGGTAACAAATATACTTGCTTCTAAAAGGGTGAAGGATGCTCAGATGATCAAGGAACTTAACAATGAAAAAGAGAGGATTGAACTCAAGCTTTATAACTTATTGCCAGAAATGAAAGCGCGAATCATAGAAACATCAGAGGTTGCAAAGGTAATGCCTTCTAATTCAGTGTTAATTGAATATCAAAAGTTTAGACCTTTTAAATTTGATAATCATGATGACGCCATAGAGGTTAAGAATTGGGGCGAGGCACGTTATCAGGCATTTCTTCTTAAACCAAATGGAGAGATTGAAAGTGTTGATTTAGGCCTGGCTACTCCAATAGAACAAAAAATTCAACAAGCTTTGGTTGGATCAGAACAAGGTCTAGCAGATGCACAAGAGTTATGGAACGAAGTTGGTGCTTTAGTTGTCAAACCTTTGACCAAAGCGATGGGCGATGCAGAGACGTTATTTCTTTCACCTGATGCAGAACTCAACCGTATTCCTTTTGCTGCACTGAGTTCTCATAAAAATGATCAACTCCTCGGCGAGGCTATTGATATACGTCTACTCACGACTGGCCGTGAACTACTAGATCTAGCGAAAGCCTCAAAACCAACAAAACAAAAACCACTGGTTGTGGCTAATCCAGCATTCAATTTAAGTAAAGACTTTCCACGTAAACAAGAGTCTGAGCTGATTGCTAGTGGTCCATCTCAACAACGCTCTGGTGATTTAGGTTCTTTAATTTGGTCTCCATTGCCTGGAACTGCTAAAGAAGGCAAAACAATTGCCAAGCTCACCAAGGCTCAACTATTAACCAAGAACAAAGCAACAGCTTTAGCAGTACAAGAACAACAACAAGCACCCAAGATCTTACATATTGCTAGTCATGCTTATTTCCGAGCTGATCAAGAAAAAGGAGAAAATGAAATCGCATCTGTTTTATTGGGCGCTAGTGAAGTTAGAAGAATTCCGGAAAATGAAAATCCATTACTAAGAAGTGGCGTTGTTTTAGCTGGTGCCAATGAACCAGAAGCCAACCCTAAAGACGATGGGTATTTAACAGCGTTAGAAGTTACCAAGCTTGATTGGCAAGGGACTGAATTAGTAGTCATCTCAGGATGTGAATCAGGTCAAGGTGATATCCAATCTGGAGAAGGTGTTTATGGTCTCAAACGTGCCATTGCTGTAGCAGGTGCAAGGTCTAGTTTGTTGTCTCTATGGAAAGTAGATGATCGAGCAACAGCATCCTTTATGAAAAAGTTTTATCAAAAGCTCAAAGCAGGAGAGGGACGAGCAGATGCTTTGGCGGCAACTCAAAAAGAATTTAGAAATCACTCCATTCCTGGTTATAGGCATCCTTATGTTTGGGCAGCGTTTCAATTAAGTGGAGACTGGAGACCAATTAAATGGTAG
- a CDS encoding DNA-directed RNA polymerase subunit omega, with product MIRSGIDSKDLAKRGESLIRQASNRYLTTVRIAFRAKQRRFDDFDGLLEESAVKPVQRAIVELSDEQDQPDLLPG from the coding sequence GTGATTAGATCAGGAATCGATTCGAAAGATCTTGCCAAGCGAGGAGAGAGCTTGATCCGTCAGGCTAGCAATAGATATTTAACTACCGTTCGTATAGCTTTTAGGGCTAAGCAGCGTCGTTTTGATGATTTTGACGGCCTTCTTGAGGAATCAGCTGTAAAGCCTGTCCAAAGAGCAATTGTTGAATTAAGTGATGAACAAGATCAGCCCGATTTATTGCCAGGATGA
- a CDS encoding Hsp70 family protein — translation MARSFESIPDLITNVFNTKFSLSENEPPNQKLIISMALENNQSLSSIESTSRERGTLAIDLGSSTTVVAFQGKNDQAIKLVDLNPISRIPGEVPTLIWMSPKIEKQVLFGHQLQQVSIHEKINPYFICDFKRWIGAPIKPNNWNCHLLPEEAGELFLKEIWSRIPNQFDIERLVLTAPIETYKNYRKWLYKVCRQLKVKEIALVDEPTAAAIGAGQTGGAKLLVMDIGGSTIDISMVLLEGGEGYSEPIAQLLRFDGKDLGEESKQVLRCAKVIGKAGVRLGGRDLDRWITNHLHPDCQNNEIFLNAAEILKCKLSDESLSDTKTITEKVMLSEQDDCKEMSLSRVELEDLIISKGLLKVLDNVLEKTLAKGRSNGCELEDLSGVIIVGGGAKMPLIKRWFQKKILPAQLLTPPPIEAVAIGALSLTPGVSIKDILTKGVCLRCWEQKSKKHIWHPLFLPGQPWPTSKPLEIILASSKENQEEIELRIADYDSDGSNEIVYINGMPTIKETSSEVSQVPWESTPLLIQLRSPINSGEDCIKLNFSIDYNCNLLVEVIDIKDGELIVKENLGVLR, via the coding sequence TTGGCAAGATCTTTCGAATCGATTCCTGATCTAATCACAAATGTTTTTAATACTAAATTTAGTTTAAGCGAGAACGAACCTCCTAATCAAAAATTAATTATTTCAATGGCATTAGAAAACAATCAATCTCTTTCATCAATTGAAAGTACATCCCGAGAGAGAGGAACCCTTGCCATAGATCTTGGAAGCTCTACAACTGTTGTAGCTTTTCAAGGGAAAAACGACCAAGCCATAAAGCTAGTTGATCTCAACCCTATAAGTCGAATCCCTGGGGAAGTGCCAACCCTGATTTGGATGTCACCAAAAATAGAAAAACAAGTTTTATTTGGTCATCAGCTTCAACAAGTAAGTATCCATGAAAAAATAAACCCTTACTTTATTTGTGACTTTAAGCGTTGGATTGGAGCCCCAATCAAACCAAATAATTGGAATTGTCATTTATTACCAGAAGAAGCCGGTGAATTATTTTTAAAAGAAATATGGTCGAGGATACCTAATCAATTTGATATTGAAAGGCTTGTTTTAACAGCACCTATAGAGACCTACAAAAATTATAGGAAATGGCTTTACAAAGTTTGCAGGCAATTAAAAGTTAAGGAAATCGCATTAGTTGATGAACCAACTGCAGCAGCTATTGGAGCTGGGCAAACTGGAGGTGCAAAGTTGTTAGTAATGGATATTGGAGGAAGTACTATTGATATATCAATGGTTTTGCTAGAAGGGGGCGAAGGCTATTCTGAACCAATTGCCCAACTTCTTCGTTTTGATGGCAAAGATTTAGGAGAAGAAAGTAAACAAGTCCTTCGCTGTGCAAAAGTTATTGGTAAAGCTGGAGTTCGATTAGGAGGAAGAGACTTAGACAGATGGATTACAAATCATCTTCACCCTGACTGTCAAAACAATGAAATTTTTCTAAATGCTGCAGAAATATTAAAATGCAAATTAAGCGATGAAAGCTTATCAGATACAAAAACTATTACTGAAAAAGTTATGCTAAGTGAACAGGATGATTGTAAGGAAATGAGTCTGAGCAGGGTTGAATTAGAAGATCTAATTATCAGTAAAGGACTTCTAAAAGTTCTAGACAATGTTTTAGAAAAGACCCTCGCTAAAGGACGTTCAAATGGTTGTGAACTTGAAGATTTATCAGGAGTAATTATTGTAGGTGGAGGTGCAAAGATGCCACTTATTAAACGTTGGTTTCAAAAAAAAATACTCCCAGCTCAATTACTAACGCCACCGCCTATAGAAGCTGTTGCAATAGGCGCATTAAGCCTTACTCCTGGTGTAAGCATTAAGGATATCCTAACTAAAGGTGTTTGTTTAAGATGCTGGGAACAGAAGTCCAAGAAACATATCTGGCACCCTCTTTTTCTTCCAGGGCAACCCTGGCCCACATCCAAACCACTAGAAATTATTCTTGCATCAAGTAAAGAGAATCAAGAGGAAATAGAGTTGAGAATTGCGGACTATGATTCGGATGGCAGCAATGAGATTGTTTATATAAATGGAATGCCCACGATAAAGGAAACGTCTAGTGAAGTAAGCCAGGTGCCCTGGGAATCAACTCCTTTGTTAATTCAATTACGTTCTCCAATTAATAGTGGTGAAGACTGTATAAAATTAAATTTTAGTATTGATTATAATTGCAATTTATTGGTTGAAGTCATTGATATCAAAGATGGAGAGCTAATAGTAAAAGAAAATCTTGGAGTATTAAGATAA